From Streptomyces sp. NBC_01460, a single genomic window includes:
- a CDS encoding carbohydrate kinase family protein, translated as MLVVGEVVTDVVVRHGPAPLRGTDTPARITTLPGGAGANAACWAARSGCGDVRLLARAGADSADWHRDALRRAGVRPLLSVDEGAPTGTVVALVDSSAERTFLTDSGAVHRLSPGDWSPSLLDGAARLHVSGYLLFAPTSRATAVLALREARRRGVPVSVDPASAGFLAVLGAAVFLDLVEGIDLLLPNADEARELTGLPDPGDAAAKLSRHVGRVAVTVGDRGVVLAAGGAVTARVPAGAARPPVDSTGAGDAFTGGFLAALLAGADDVAAAAAGCRAGAEAVATVGGRPA; from the coding sequence CTGCTCGTCGTCGGGGAGGTCGTCACCGATGTCGTCGTACGGCACGGGCCGGCGCCGCTCCGCGGCACGGACACGCCCGCGAGGATCACGACGCTGCCGGGCGGGGCCGGGGCCAACGCCGCGTGCTGGGCCGCGCGTTCGGGCTGTGGTGACGTGCGGCTGCTCGCCCGGGCGGGGGCGGACTCCGCGGACTGGCACCGGGACGCGCTGCGGCGGGCGGGGGTGCGCCCGCTCCTCTCCGTGGACGAGGGGGCTCCGACCGGCACGGTGGTGGCACTGGTCGACTCCTCGGCCGAGCGCACCTTCCTCACCGACAGCGGGGCGGTCCACCGCCTGTCCCCAGGCGACTGGTCCCCCTCGCTTCTCGACGGCGCCGCCCGGCTCCATGTGTCCGGCTACCTGCTCTTCGCGCCGACGAGCAGGGCGACCGCGGTGCTCGCCCTGCGGGAGGCACGGCGCCGGGGTGTCCCGGTGAGTGTGGACCCGGCTTCCGCCGGCTTCCTCGCCGTCCTGGGCGCCGCGGTCTTCCTCGACCTGGTCGAGGGGATCGATCTGCTGCTGCCCAACGCGGACGAGGCCCGCGAGCTGACCGGGCTGCCGGACCCCGGCGACGCCGCGGCCAAGCTGAGCCGTCACGTCGGCCGGGTCGCCGTCACCGTCGGGGACCGGGGCGTGGTGCTGGCGGCCGGTGGCGCGGTGACCGCGCGGGTGCCCGCCGGGGCGGCCCGGCCCCCGGTCGACTCGACGGGCGCGGGTGACGCCTTCACGGGCGGCTTCCTCGCCGCTCTCCTCGCGGGGGCGGACGACGTCGCGGCGGCCGCGGCCGGCTGCCGGGCCGGCGCCGAGGCGGTCGCGACGGTCGGGGGCCGCCCCGCGTGA
- a CDS encoding uridine kinase — MHFEPITWERLARTLATHADGLEPADGGAWLRIGVDGAPAARTAEAAGHLAEALRARGRPVLTVSTGGFLRPASLRYEYGKKDPDSYADSWFDTGALWREVFRPLEPGGSGRVLPDLWDPGTDRATRSPYEVLPEGGALILHGPLLLGHWFPFDLALHLSLSPGALRRRTEEGERWTLPAFARYEDETAPAERADAVVRADDPRHPAWTGLGGRAY; from the coding sequence GTGCACTTTGAACCCATCACCTGGGAACGGCTGGCCCGCACCCTCGCCACCCACGCCGACGGACTCGAACCGGCCGACGGAGGGGCCTGGCTGAGGATCGGCGTCGACGGTGCCCCGGCCGCCCGCACCGCGGAAGCGGCCGGACACCTCGCCGAGGCGCTGCGGGCCCGCGGACGCCCGGTGCTCACCGTCTCCACCGGCGGATTCCTGCGCCCCGCCAGCCTGCGCTACGAATACGGCAAGAAGGACCCGGACTCCTACGCCGACAGCTGGTTCGACACCGGGGCGCTCTGGCGCGAGGTCTTCCGCCCCCTGGAGCCGGGCGGCAGCGGCCGTGTCCTGCCCGACCTCTGGGACCCCGGGACGGACCGGGCGACCCGCAGCCCGTACGAGGTGCTTCCCGAGGGCGGGGCGCTCATCCTGCACGGCCCGCTGCTTCTCGGCCACTGGTTCCCCTTCGACCTCGCACTCCATCTGAGCCTCTCCCCGGGGGCGCTGCGACGGCGTACGGAGGAGGGCGAGAGGTGGACGCTGCCCGCCTTCGCGCGGTACGAGGACGAGACCGCGCCCGCCGAGCGGGCGGACGCGGTCGTCCGGGCCGACGACCCGCGCCACCCCGCCTGGACGGGGCTCGGCGGCCGGGCGTACTGA
- a CDS encoding nuclear transport factor 2 family protein — protein MDLTFARRFAARWQDDWNSHDLDRILAHYHDDVTFSSPMIARLTGDPAGTVYGKDALRAYWAAGLERIPDLRFEVMDVRASVDALVIDYLNQIGGRVSEVLTFRDGLVVAGFGAYGETPAN, from the coding sequence ATGGATCTCACATTCGCCCGGCGCTTCGCCGCCCGCTGGCAGGACGACTGGAACTCCCACGACCTCGACCGCATCCTCGCGCACTACCACGACGACGTGACCTTCAGCTCGCCGATGATCGCCCGGCTGACGGGTGACCCGGCAGGGACCGTGTACGGCAAGGACGCCCTGCGCGCGTACTGGGCGGCGGGGCTGGAGCGGATCCCCGACCTGAGGTTCGAGGTGATGGACGTGCGGGCGAGCGTCGACGCGCTCGTGATCGACTACCTGAACCAGATCGGCGGCAGGGTGAGCGAGGTGCTGACCTTCCGGGACGGGCTGGTCGTGGCGGGCTTCGGCGCCTACGGCGAGACGCCCGCCAACTGA
- a CDS encoding cupin domain-containing protein yields the protein MGFDGAVGMRDGKSARRRRVLPKVPLVGVCVAALGLAPAVAVATPGSGVSATVVAKGTSEGKLKVKTPKGRTDVTFREITVAPGGSTGWHTHSGQLIVVVKSGMLTRTLDDCSVEATPAGTSFIEPSGTRHRHIGRNLGTEPVVLWVTYLLPEGSELSYDADAVDCPAST from the coding sequence ATGGGATTCGACGGCGCGGTCGGTATGAGGGACGGGAAGAGCGCGAGGCGGCGGAGGGTGCTGCCCAAGGTTCCCCTCGTGGGGGTCTGTGTGGCCGCACTGGGCCTGGCGCCGGCGGTGGCGGTCGCCACACCCGGCAGCGGGGTGAGCGCCACCGTCGTGGCCAAGGGCACGTCCGAGGGCAAGCTCAAGGTGAAGACCCCCAAGGGCCGGACGGACGTCACCTTCCGGGAGATAACCGTGGCGCCCGGCGGCTCCACCGGCTGGCACACCCACAGCGGACAGCTGATCGTCGTGGTCAAGTCGGGGATGCTCACCCGGACCCTCGACGACTGTTCGGTCGAGGCGACACCCGCCGGGACGTCCTTCATCGAGCCGTCCGGAACCCGGCACCGGCACATCGGGCGCAACCTCGGGACCGAACCCGTCGTGCTGTGGGTGACCTACCTGCTCCCCGAAGGCAGCGAACTCTCCTACGACGCCGACGCGGTGGACTGCCCGGCGTCCACATAG
- a CDS encoding winged helix-turn-helix transcriptional regulator: MPRQQQPARPARRRSYDQFCATARALDSVGDRWTLLIVRELLAGPRRYTDLHADLPGVSTDVLASRLKDMEQGGLAVRRRLPPPAAASVYELTERGRGLLPVLTALAAWGAPALGERRPTDAVRAHWFALPLLRALDGLTQAGILEVRLPEGDFHIRTGADGEGGEVYGYGPVDRPDACLVLGAEVALELGRGACTLAEAVGDGRAEVLGEGPLAVELRGGRCART, translated from the coding sequence ATGCCACGTCAGCAGCAGCCCGCACGCCCCGCCCGCCGTCGGAGCTACGACCAGTTCTGCGCCACCGCCCGCGCCCTCGACTCCGTCGGCGACCGGTGGACCCTGCTGATCGTCCGTGAACTGCTGGCCGGTCCGCGCCGCTACACGGATCTGCACGCGGATCTGCCCGGAGTCAGTACGGACGTGCTGGCCTCCCGCCTGAAGGACATGGAGCAGGGTGGTCTGGCCGTGCGCCGGCGGCTGCCGCCCCCGGCGGCGGCCTCCGTCTACGAACTCACCGAGCGCGGCCGCGGCCTGCTCCCGGTCCTCACCGCGCTCGCCGCGTGGGGCGCCCCGGCACTCGGCGAGCGCCGCCCCACGGACGCGGTCCGGGCCCACTGGTTCGCGCTGCCGCTGCTCCGGGCCCTGGACGGCCTCACCCAGGCCGGAATCCTCGAAGTCAGGCTCCCGGAGGGCGATTTCCACATCCGTACGGGTGCGGACGGGGAGGGCGGTGAGGTGTACGGCTACGGGCCGGTCGACCGCCCCGACGCGTGCCTGGTGCTCGGTGCGGAGGTCGCCCTGGAGCTCGGGCGCGGGGCGTGCACCCTCGCGGAGGCGGTGGGGGACGGCCGGGCCGAGGTGCTCGGCGAAGGGCCGCTCGCCGTCGAACTCCGCGGCGGCCGGTGCGCGCGCACCTGA
- a CDS encoding pyridoxal phosphate-dependent aminotransferase: MEFRQSSKLNEVCYEIRGPVIEQADALEEAGHSVLRLNTGNPALFGFEAPEEIVQDMIRMLPQAHGYTDSRGILSARRAVAQRYQAMGLTEVDVDDIFLGNGVSELISMAVQGLLEDGDEILIPSPDYPLWTAVTTLAGGKAVHYTCDEGADWNPDLADMASKITDRTRAMVIINPNNPTGAVYPREVLQGMLDLARRHGLMVFADEIYDQILYDDAEHHSVAVLAPDLLCLTFSGLSKTYRVAGFRSGWMVVSGPKQHARSYLEGLTMLASMRLCPNAPAQYAIQAALGGRQSIKELTAPGGRLHEQRNRAWERLNEIPGVSCVKPKGALYAFPRIDPKVHDIVDDERFVLDLLLREKIQVVQGTGFNWPRPDHFRILTLPHADDLDAAISRIGRFLNGYRQ; this comes from the coding sequence ATGGAGTTCCGGCAGTCCAGCAAGCTCAACGAGGTCTGTTACGAGATCAGGGGGCCGGTCATCGAGCAGGCCGACGCCCTGGAGGAGGCGGGCCACAGCGTGCTCCGCCTCAACACGGGCAATCCGGCGCTCTTCGGCTTCGAGGCTCCGGAGGAGATCGTCCAGGACATGATCCGGATGCTCCCTCAGGCTCACGGCTACACCGACTCGCGCGGGATCCTGTCCGCCCGCCGCGCCGTCGCGCAGCGCTATCAGGCGATGGGCCTGACCGAGGTCGACGTGGACGACATCTTCCTCGGCAACGGGGTCTCCGAGCTGATCTCCATGGCCGTGCAGGGACTCCTGGAGGACGGCGACGAGATCCTGATCCCGAGCCCCGACTATCCCCTCTGGACCGCCGTCACCACGCTCGCCGGCGGGAAGGCCGTCCACTACACCTGCGACGAGGGCGCGGACTGGAACCCCGACCTCGCCGACATGGCCTCGAAGATCACCGACCGCACCCGGGCCATGGTGATCATCAACCCGAACAACCCGACGGGCGCCGTCTACCCCCGCGAGGTCCTCCAGGGCATGCTCGACCTCGCCCGCCGGCACGGGCTGATGGTGTTCGCCGACGAGATCTACGACCAGATCCTGTACGACGACGCCGAACACCACAGCGTCGCCGTCCTCGCCCCCGACCTGCTCTGCCTCACCTTCAGCGGACTGTCCAAGACGTACCGCGTCGCGGGCTTCCGCTCGGGCTGGATGGTGGTGTCGGGCCCGAAGCAGCACGCCCGCAGCTATCTGGAGGGGCTCACGATGCTCGCCTCCATGCGGCTCTGCCCCAACGCCCCCGCGCAGTACGCGATCCAGGCGGCGCTCGGCGGCCGGCAGTCGATCAAGGAGCTCACCGCCCCGGGCGGCAGGCTGCACGAGCAGCGCAACCGGGCCTGGGAGCGGCTCAACGAGATCCCCGGCGTCTCGTGCGTGAAGCCGAAGGGCGCCCTGTACGCCTTCCCGCGCATCGATCCGAAGGTCCACGACATCGTCGACGACGAGCGGTTCGTCCTGGACCTGCTGCTGCGGGAGAAGATCCAGGTGGTGCAGGGCACCGGCTTCAACTGGCCGCGCCCGGACCACTTCCGCATCCTCACCCTTCCGCACGCCGACGACCTGGACGCGGCCATCAGCCGCATCGGCCGCTTCCTGAACGGATACCGCCAGTGA
- a CDS encoding peptidase yields MTCSTCLAPVHTQFASPGLVEAIVEGGLDPAEDPRWADTGAVSPAEYARWAGHLCGMTCLRMALGTGAPSLFDLRDGALRYGAYTEDADGVIKGLVYAPFARYASEVHGLDAVVHRHLSPAEIIDQLDGGRTVMASVHYGIRHPDRPAPGRGGHLVLLTSRTADGTGVHVHNPSGTTATTRTADLPLPVFERFFAGRGVSLPGVPAARA; encoded by the coding sequence GTGACCTGCTCCACCTGCCTGGCCCCTGTGCACACCCAGTTCGCCTCACCCGGTCTGGTGGAGGCGATCGTGGAGGGCGGACTCGATCCGGCCGAGGATCCCCGCTGGGCCGACACGGGCGCGGTGTCGCCCGCCGAGTACGCCCGCTGGGCAGGTCATCTGTGCGGTATGACCTGCCTGCGCATGGCGCTCGGCACCGGGGCGCCGTCCCTGTTCGACCTGAGGGACGGGGCGCTACGGTACGGCGCGTACACCGAGGACGCCGACGGGGTGATCAAGGGGCTGGTCTACGCTCCCTTCGCCCGCTACGCCTCCGAGGTCCACGGCCTCGACGCGGTCGTCCACCGGCACCTCTCTCCCGCCGAGATCATCGACCAGCTGGACGGGGGCCGCACGGTGATGGCCTCCGTGCACTACGGGATCCGGCACCCGGACCGGCCCGCCCCGGGGCGTGGGGGCCATCTGGTGCTGCTGACCTCCCGCACGGCGGACGGGACCGGGGTGCACGTCCACAACCCTTCGGGGACGACGGCCACGACGCGCACGGCCGACCTTCCGCTGCCGGTGTTCGAGCGCTTCTTCGCCGGGCGCGGGGTCTCCCTGCCCGGCGTCCCGGCAGCGCGCGCGTAG
- a CDS encoding DUF3574 domain-containing protein has translation MAAVAACAVAAGGAPIAYATLGDAAPRAVAARGAAYVETRLFFGTERPDGGPDVTGAQFRSFIDRQVTPAFPDGLTVQEGRGQWRDSHGVVERERSYELILLYPASEARLRDPRIERIRAAYEKAYAQDSVARLDARTLADF, from the coding sequence ATGGCGGCGGTCGCGGCCTGCGCGGTGGCGGCCGGTGGAGCGCCGATCGCGTACGCCACCCTCGGCGACGCCGCGCCCCGTGCCGTGGCCGCACGCGGTGCGGCGTACGTCGAGACGCGCCTCTTCTTCGGCACCGAACGCCCGGACGGCGGGCCCGATGTGACCGGCGCGCAGTTCCGTTCGTTCATCGACCGCCAGGTCACACCGGCCTTCCCGGACGGCCTCACGGTCCAGGAGGGGCGGGGGCAGTGGCGTGACTCCCACGGAGTGGTCGAACGGGAGCGTTCGTACGAACTGATCCTGCTGTACCCGGCGTCGGAGGCCCGTCTGCGCGACCCTCGGATCGAGCGGATCCGCGCCGCGTACGAGAAGGCCTACGCGCAGGACTCGGTGGCCCGGCTGGACGCACGCACGCTCGCCGACTTCTGA
- a CDS encoding SWIM zinc finger family protein produces MSPGASPAARPGPDDLRRTFEAVPARTTDAGGPFADSWWGRAWVDALEALSMDEGRLARGRTYADGGHVAAVTVTPGRVIAYVHGSRPRPYRAELRLRTFPASDWDTLLDAAAARPGHLSALLDKEMPHSLVDTAGEAGIRLLPAAGDLDPDCSCPDRGWPCKHVAALCYQTARLLDSDPFVLLLMRGRGERELLDELGRRNAEHSARERPGAPAMPSLPADEALAGRFLPPLPAPLPVPPYPGEPPSYPELPGARDPLGLDHLATDAAARAHTLLTTGEDPLAGLSTWQDAVRIAASRPTAGLTATTRALYRELAFATGRSTTDLARAVAAWRQGGAEGLDVLETPWDPPAGPFDRARPALAAADFPRFQPWRNHLTNAGGTLQLRFGHDSRWYGYESDPGAEDWWPRAAPDPDPVAALTALRG; encoded by the coding sequence ATGAGTCCCGGCGCGAGCCCGGCGGCGCGCCCTGGCCCCGACGACCTGCGGCGCACCTTCGAAGCGGTGCCCGCCCGCACCACCGACGCCGGCGGGCCCTTCGCCGACAGCTGGTGGGGCCGGGCCTGGGTGGACGCCCTGGAAGCCCTGTCGATGGACGAGGGGCGGCTCGCCCGCGGCCGTACGTACGCGGACGGCGGCCACGTCGCCGCGGTCACCGTCACCCCCGGCCGGGTCATCGCCTACGTCCACGGCAGCCGCCCCCGCCCCTACCGCGCGGAGCTGCGCCTGCGCACGTTCCCGGCGTCCGACTGGGACACCCTGCTGGACGCCGCCGCCGCCCGGCCGGGGCATCTGTCCGCGCTGCTCGACAAGGAGATGCCTCACTCCCTGGTCGACACGGCGGGCGAGGCCGGCATCCGCCTGCTGCCCGCCGCCGGCGACCTGGACCCGGACTGCTCCTGCCCGGACCGGGGCTGGCCCTGCAAGCACGTGGCGGCTCTCTGCTACCAGACGGCGCGGCTCCTGGACAGCGATCCGTTCGTCCTGCTGCTGATGCGCGGGAGGGGCGAGCGGGAGCTCCTCGACGAGCTGGGCCGCCGCAACGCCGAGCACTCCGCGCGCGAGCGCCCCGGGGCTCCCGCCATGCCCTCGCTCCCGGCCGACGAGGCCCTGGCCGGCCGGTTCCTGCCTCCGCTGCCCGCGCCCCTGCCCGTCCCGCCGTATCCCGGTGAGCCGCCGTCCTACCCGGAGCTGCCCGGCGCGCGCGATCCGCTCGGCCTCGACCACCTCGCCACGGATGCCGCCGCCCGCGCCCACACGCTCCTCACCACCGGGGAGGACCCGCTCGCAGGGCTCAGTACGTGGCAGGACGCCGTACGGATCGCCGCGTCCCGCCCCACCGCCGGGCTCACCGCGACGACCCGGGCGCTCTACCGTGAGCTGGCCTTCGCCACCGGCCGCAGCACGACCGATCTGGCCCGCGCCGTCGCCGCCTGGCGGCAGGGCGGCGCCGAGGGGCTGGACGTCCTGGAGACCCCGTGGGACCCCCCGGCGGGCCCGTTCGACCGGGCCCGTCCCGCTCTCGCCGCGGCCGACTTCCCGCGCTTCCAGCCCTGGCGGAACCACCTCACCAACGCCGGGGGCACCCTCCAGCTCCGCTTCGGCCACGACAGCCGCTGGTACGGCTACGAGTCGGACCCGGGGGCGGAGGACTGGTGGCCCCGGGCCGCACCGGACCCCGACCCGGTCGCCGCCCTCACCGCCCTGAGGGGCTGA
- a CDS encoding DEAD/DEAH box helicase, with protein sequence MERQTQDVTVDRLLRCAAVFLPGALPRDGRIAFWDPEGTVGPGLTDSDPVSAGAAYQVVELTVAGPYGPQGAGTRTVPAVALPVAEALPVLARARHRAVAHPATRAWGAAALHALTLVARGRLLPGLTAEDHDAWRAGPRDAEDIAHLRAVAAAMPLEGHAVPLDGTPLRVPEPRALIGAFLDAVADTLPRTPAAAHALGAPFAAREAQHLPEARAWAVEVAAGLDAGVRVSLRLDLSAYDLFDASGGDGAGGGQDAPGTAPTRHAAAAITQVHSLADPTYVTDAATLWAGGAGEPFGPRARIDAVLALRRAARVWPPLERLLDQPVPDVLAVTEDELNELIGAAGARLAAAGVALHWPRELARSLTAAAVVRPAPGSATDGTSFFDAEQLFAFDWQLSLGDDQLTEAEMDTLAEAHRPVVRLRDQWVVVDPALVRKARKRELGLLDPVDALAVALTGSAEVDGEQVDAVPAGALAALRERILDEDATLPAPPGLDATLRDYQLRGLAWLDRMTSLGLGGCLADDMGLGKTITVIALHLHRAHAAPTLVVCPASLLGNWHREINRFAPGVPVRRFHGTDRTLDGADGGFVLTTYGTMRSGAEQLAGHTWGLVVADEAQHVKNPHSSTARALRTIPAPARVALTGTPVENNLSELWALLDWTTPGLLGPLKAFRSRHARIVENTGTAAGLGNEEAVERLSRLVRPFLLRRKKSDPGIAPELPPKTETDHPVFLTREQATLYEAAVRETMAFIEQSEGIARRGLVMKLLGSLKQICNHPAQYLKEEPTRLTGRSGKLALLDELLDTILSEDASVLIFTQYVSMARLLSAHLASRAIPSQLLHGGTPVPERERMVDGFQSGEVPVFLLSLKAAGTGLNLTRAAHVIHYDRWWNPAVEEQATDRAYRIGQTQPVQVHRLIAEGTVEDRIGELLASKRVLADAVLGSGEAALTELSDRDLADLVSLRRAS encoded by the coding sequence ATGGAGCGGCAGACGCAGGACGTCACCGTCGACCGGCTGCTGCGGTGCGCCGCGGTCTTCCTGCCCGGAGCGCTGCCCAGGGACGGACGGATCGCCTTCTGGGACCCCGAAGGGACCGTGGGCCCGGGCCTCACCGACTCCGACCCCGTCTCCGCCGGAGCCGCGTACCAGGTCGTCGAGCTGACCGTGGCCGGCCCGTACGGCCCGCAGGGGGCCGGCACCCGTACCGTGCCCGCCGTGGCGCTTCCCGTCGCGGAGGCCCTGCCCGTCCTCGCCCGCGCCCGGCACCGCGCCGTGGCCCACCCCGCCACCCGCGCGTGGGGAGCGGCGGCCCTGCACGCCCTCACCCTCGTGGCGCGGGGCAGGCTCCTGCCCGGGCTGACCGCCGAGGACCACGACGCCTGGCGGGCCGGACCGCGTGACGCCGAGGACATCGCCCACCTCAGGGCCGTCGCCGCCGCCATGCCGCTCGAGGGGCACGCGGTCCCGCTCGACGGCACACCCCTGCGGGTCCCCGAACCCCGCGCGCTGATCGGCGCGTTCCTCGACGCCGTCGCCGACACCCTGCCCCGGACCCCCGCCGCCGCACACGCCCTGGGAGCGCCCTTCGCCGCCCGGGAGGCGCAGCACCTGCCGGAGGCCCGGGCCTGGGCCGTCGAGGTGGCCGCCGGGCTCGACGCGGGGGTGCGCGTGTCGCTCCGGCTCGACCTCTCCGCGTACGACCTCTTCGACGCGTCCGGCGGGGACGGCGCGGGCGGCGGGCAGGACGCGCCCGGGACGGCGCCGACCCGGCATGCCGCCGCCGCCATCACCCAGGTGCACAGCCTGGCCGATCCGACGTACGTCACCGACGCGGCCACGCTGTGGGCCGGCGGCGCGGGCGAGCCCTTCGGGCCGCGGGCCCGGATCGACGCCGTGCTCGCCCTGCGCCGCGCCGCCCGCGTCTGGCCACCGCTGGAGCGGCTGCTGGACCAGCCCGTCCCCGACGTGCTCGCCGTCACCGAGGACGAGCTCAACGAGCTGATCGGCGCGGCCGGGGCGCGGCTCGCGGCGGCGGGCGTGGCGCTCCACTGGCCGCGGGAGCTCGCCCGGTCCCTCACCGCGGCGGCCGTCGTCCGGCCGGCGCCGGGCTCGGCCACCGACGGCACCTCCTTCTTCGACGCCGAGCAGCTCTTCGCGTTCGACTGGCAGCTCTCCCTGGGGGACGACCAGCTCACCGAGGCCGAGATGGACACCCTGGCGGAGGCGCACCGTCCGGTGGTGCGGCTGCGCGACCAGTGGGTCGTCGTGGATCCCGCGCTCGTCCGCAAGGCGCGCAAGCGGGAGCTCGGCCTCCTGGACCCGGTGGACGCCCTCGCCGTCGCCCTGACCGGCAGCGCCGAGGTCGACGGGGAACAGGTCGACGCCGTGCCGGCCGGGGCCCTCGCCGCACTCCGCGAGCGGATCCTCGACGAGGACGCCACCCTTCCGGCACCGCCCGGTCTCGACGCCACCCTCCGCGACTACCAGCTGCGCGGCCTGGCCTGGCTGGACCGGATGACGTCGCTCGGCCTCGGCGGCTGCCTCGCCGACGACATGGGGCTCGGGAAGACGATCACCGTCATCGCGCTCCACCTGCACCGCGCCCATGCCGCCCCCACCCTGGTCGTCTGCCCGGCCTCCCTCCTCGGCAACTGGCACCGCGAGATCAACCGCTTCGCCCCCGGCGTCCCCGTGCGCCGCTTCCACGGCACGGACCGCACCCTGGACGGCGCCGACGGAGGCTTCGTCCTCACGACGTACGGCACGATGCGCTCCGGCGCGGAGCAGCTCGCCGGCCACACCTGGGGACTGGTCGTCGCCGACGAGGCCCAGCACGTGAAGAATCCGCACTCCTCGACGGCCAGGGCGCTGCGCACCATCCCCGCCCCGGCCCGCGTCGCCCTGACCGGCACTCCCGTCGAGAACAACCTCTCCGAGCTGTGGGCGCTGCTCGACTGGACGACCCCCGGGCTGCTCGGACCGCTGAAGGCGTTCCGTTCCCGGCACGCCAGGATCGTCGAGAACACCGGCACCGCCGCCGGCCTGGGCAACGAGGAGGCGGTCGAGCGGCTCTCCCGGCTGGTCCGCCCCTTCCTGCTGCGCCGCAAGAAGTCCGACCCGGGCATCGCCCCGGAGCTGCCGCCCAAGACCGAGACCGACCACCCCGTCTTCCTCACCCGGGAACAGGCCACGCTCTACGAGGCGGCCGTCCGCGAGACGATGGCGTTCATCGAGCAGTCGGAGGGCATCGCGCGGCGCGGGCTGGTCATGAAGCTGCTGGGCTCGCTCAAGCAGATCTGCAACCACCCGGCGCAGTACCTGAAGGAGGAGCCGACCCGGCTCACCGGGCGCTCCGGCAAGCTCGCCCTGCTCGACGAGCTGCTCGACACCATCCTGTCCGAGGACGCCTCGGTCCTGATCTTCACCCAGTACGTGTCGATGGCCAGGCTCCTCTCCGCCCACCTCGCCTCCCGTGCCATCCCGTCCCAGCTGCTGCACGGCGGCACCCCGGTGCCCGAGCGGGAGCGGATGGTGGACGGCTTCCAGTCCGGCGAGGTCCCCGTCTTCCTGCTCTCCCTCAAGGCGGCCGGCACGGGACTGAACCTCACACGGGCCGCCCATGTCATCCATTACGACCGGTGGTGGAACCCGGCGGTCGAGGAACAGGCCACCGACCGCGCGTACCGCATCGGCCAGACCCAGCCCGTGCAGGTCCACCGGCTGATCGCCGAGGGCACCGTCGAGGACCGGATCGGAGAACTGCTCGCGTCCAAGAGGGTCCTCGCCGACGCGGTGCTCGGTTCGGGCGAGGCCGCCCTGACCGAGCTCAGCGACCGTGACCTGGCCGACCTCGTCTCCCTCCGGAGGGCGTCATGA
- a CDS encoding slipin family protein, translated as MVQVLLIALVAVLAGGLVYTMAAARVVKQYERGVVLRLGRLHDEVRFPGLTMIVPGVDRLRKVNMQIVTMPVPAQDGITRDNVTVRVDAVIYFKVVDAASAVIQVEDYRFAVSQMAQTSLRSIIGKSDLDDLLSDREKLNQGLELMIDSPAVGWGVQIDRVEIKDVSLPETMKRSMARQAEADRERRARVINADAELQASKKLAQAAQQMSTQPAALQLRLLQTVVAVAAEKNSTLVLPFPVELLRFLERAQQPQPAGAGEQRTAPEQPVRAAGPSDAEPSGPPPADSSAGEPEPDGVPEFDPELLPEFDPEKGSGRSRSEPFTRH; from the coding sequence ATGGTCCAGGTTCTGTTGATCGCACTGGTCGCGGTGCTCGCGGGCGGCCTCGTGTACACCATGGCCGCGGCCCGGGTGGTCAAGCAGTACGAACGGGGCGTGGTGCTCCGGCTCGGCCGGCTCCACGACGAGGTGCGCTTCCCCGGGCTCACCATGATCGTCCCTGGTGTCGACCGGCTCCGTAAGGTGAACATGCAGATCGTGACGATGCCCGTGCCCGCTCAGGACGGGATCACGAGGGACAACGTCACGGTGCGGGTGGACGCCGTCATCTACTTCAAGGTGGTGGACGCGGCCAGCGCGGTGATCCAGGTGGAGGACTACCGCTTCGCGGTCTCCCAGATGGCCCAGACCTCCCTGAGGTCGATCATCGGCAAGAGCGACCTGGACGACCTGCTGTCCGACCGCGAGAAGCTGAACCAGGGCCTGGAGCTCATGATCGACAGCCCCGCCGTGGGCTGGGGCGTGCAGATCGACCGTGTGGAGATCAAGGACGTGTCGCTGCCGGAGACGATGAAGCGGTCCATGGCCCGGCAGGCGGAGGCCGACCGTGAGCGGCGCGCCAGGGTCATCAACGCCGACGCGGAGCTCCAGGCGTCGAAGAAGCTCGCCCAGGCCGCCCAGCAGATGTCCACACAGCCGGCGGCGCTGCAGCTGCGGCTCCTGCAGACGGTGGTCGCGGTCGCGGCCGAGAAGAACTCCACTCTGGTCCTGCCCTTCCCGGTGGAGCTGCTCCGCTTCCTGGAGCGCGCGCAGCAGCCGCAGCCCGCGGGCGCCGGCGAGCAGCGGACGGCGCCCGAGCAGCCGGTCCGGGCCGCGGGCCCGTCCGACGCGGAGCCGTCCGGTCCGCCCCCGGCGGACTCGTCCGCCGGGGAGCCGGAGCCGGACGGTGTGCCGGAGTTCGACCCGGAGCTGCTCCCTGAGTTCGATCCCGAGAAGGGGTCCGGCCGGTCCCGTAGCGAGCCGTTCACCCGTCACTGA